ATCCGTATCAACAACCCCGGCAGATACTGTATTTGCAGTAATGCCATATATAGCTAATTCAAGACTTAATGAACGTACTAATGATTCTAACGCCGCTTTTGATGCCCCTATAAATGCATAGTTGGGAATAGCTCGTGAAGCCCCCAAACTTGATAGAGCAACAACCCTTCCGCCTTTAGGCATCAACTCCCGTCCCTCAGAAACCAGGTGGTTTAACGCCAAAGCATTAGTTTCCAAACACCATCGCCAGTGTTTAGTAGACATTTTTAGCGCCGGTTTTAAAACGCCGCTGGCAGCGTTACTGACTAAAAAATTAAGATGGGTAAAATGCTCACGAAACTGAGAAAACATGTCTTTTACCGATTGATGATCAGCAACATTAGCTTGCAATGCTACCGCTTTTCGCCCCATGTCTTGAATTTCTTGAACTAAGCTCTGCGCTTCGTCAGAGCTATTATAATAAACTATAGCGATGTCACTCCCTGCTTGAGCTAATTTTAACGCCGTCGCTTTGCCTATACCTCGCGCGCCGCCTGTAATTAATCCAACTTTTCCAGCAAAGATAGAGCTCATAAAGACATCCCCAGTATAAAAAAGCACCAAACTACCGCGATTATAGAGTCATGTCAATTAAAAACATTCGCTATCCTTTCTTATTTCATCAATAAATAATTGTTTTGACAAACCATAAAGTACTCTTCATTAATTACCATGATTGATTAAGACAAGTATGTAAAAGCCCACAGAACCTATCCCATAGTCTAAGTTATCTAAAGTAAACAAGATTTTGCGCAAATTACCGCTCTTATTTTACTCACAAATACATACAGATCTTGAATCAAGTAATAAATTCCCTTGTTTCTCTAGCCCTAACTTTGTACCATTTGCACTCCATCATAATTAGTATATAAATTTAATGGCTTACTCTTGGTCTAAAACTGTTTTTCCTATCGCTGCAATTTTTTCCTTTCGTATGTTGGGATTATTTTTACTGATCCCCGTATTTTCGGTTTATGCTGCACAATTAAACCACGCAACCCCAGCTCTAATAGGTATTGCATTAGGCGGTTATGGGTTGACGCAAGGACTCTTGCAAATCCCTTTTGGTATGCTCTCTGATAAGTTTGGTCGTAAACCCATTTTAACCTTAGGTCTACTCCTTTTTATCCTTGGAAGCTTAATCGGTGCAATTACTGACTCTATTTACGGGGTTATTGTCGCTAGAACGATGCAGGGTATGGGGGCAATAGGCTCTGTTCTAATTGCATTGTTAGCGGATTTAACACCTAATAACCAACGCACCAAAGCAATGGCTGTAATCGGTATGACTATAGGCACCTCGTTCAGTTTAGCTATGGTTATCAGTCCTGCTATATCCTCCCGCTTTGGCTTAGCAGGGATTTTTTATGTAACAATGGCTTTAGCAAGTATAGGTTTATTGTTACTTCACTTTGTTATCCCAACTCCCAGAAAAGAATTATTCCATGCGGATAGCGAAGCTAATCCGAGCTTATTTAAATCAGTCTTAAATAACCGACATTTGCAAAGATTAAATATTGGAATTTTCTGCCAACACTTTATTTTAACGGCAACATTCTTTGCTATCCCAATGATTCTTAGTGAACAAGTTAAAGCAGGACACCTGACACAACAATGGCATTTCTATTTACCACTAATGGTAGGCTCCTTCCTTTTTATGATTCCCTTTATTATTGCGGCGGAAAAGAGAAAACTGATGAAGCCTATATTTTTATTGTCAGTCCTTACTACTACTATTTCTCAGGCCCTACTCGCGTGGGCGCACTCAATGTGGGCTAGC
This Legionella fallonii LLAP-10 DNA region includes the following protein-coding sequences:
- the fabL gene encoding enoyl-[acyl-carrier-protein] reductase FabL, translated to MSSIFAGKVGLITGGARGIGKATALKLAQAGSDIAIVYYNSSDEAQSLVQEIQDMGRKAVALQANVADHQSVKDMFSQFREHFTHLNFLVSNAASGVLKPALKMSTKHWRWCLETNALALNHLVSEGRELMPKGGRVVALSSLGASRAIPNYAFIGASKAALESLVRSLSLELAIYGITANTVSAGVVDTDALKHFPNREQLLDEYQSRALADRPLTPQDVADTVYLLCLPEASMINGHTLFVDAGYSQIG
- a CDS encoding MFS transporter, with the translated sequence MAYSWSKTVFPIAAIFSFRMLGLFLLIPVFSVYAAQLNHATPALIGIALGGYGLTQGLLQIPFGMLSDKFGRKPILTLGLLLFILGSLIGAITDSIYGVIVARTMQGMGAIGSVLIALLADLTPNNQRTKAMAVIGMTIGTSFSLAMVISPAISSRFGLAGIFYVTMALASIGLLLLHFVIPTPRKELFHADSEANPSLFKSVLNNRHLQRLNIGIFCQHFILTATFFAIPMILSEQVKAGHLTQQWHFYLPLMVGSFLFMIPFIIAAEKRKLMKPIFLLSVLTTTISQALLAWAHSMWASLCLLMFLYFIAFNILEASLPSLISKQANPNNKGTAMGIYSTGQFLGIFAGGSLAGIVYQWSGSQGIFIANTILGALWFIIACYMKPNTYLSSLILHYTATAKNDEEVLHVLQNVPGIKDVALAKDESTIYLRIDEENYQNGSAEQALTSIVNS